From a region of the Terriglobia bacterium genome:
- a CDS encoding hemerythrin domain-containing protein, with protein sequence MQDTRDRRRFLTQTGLLVSSLAISPSLALHAQQKDEEEDVSPVEDLMREHGLLNRVLMVYEACGRRIAARSGFDPAVLNQAAEIIKSFIESYHEKLEEDHLFPRFERAGKLTDLVATLRKQHEAGRTVTARILQATSGTGARRRGAQVIRDINLFVRMYRPHEAREDTVLFPALHSIVSRNEYDAMGEDFEKKEHELFGKEGFEGMVDKVGELEKKLGIFDLAKFTPA encoded by the coding sequence ATGCAAGACACTCGTGACCGCCGCCGTTTTCTGACTCAAACTGGACTTTTGGTGAGCAGCCTCGCAATCTCACCATCGCTCGCGCTGCACGCCCAGCAAAAAGACGAAGAAGAGGATGTCTCGCCGGTTGAGGACCTCATGCGCGAGCACGGGCTGCTCAACCGCGTGCTGATGGTGTACGAGGCATGCGGACGGCGAATCGCCGCGAGGAGCGGCTTCGACCCTGCTGTCTTGAACCAAGCGGCCGAGATCATCAAGAGCTTTATCGAGAGCTACCACGAGAAGCTGGAAGAGGACCACCTGTTCCCGCGCTTCGAGAGGGCCGGCAAGCTCACCGATCTGGTAGCCACTCTCCGCAAGCAACACGAGGCCGGACGCACCGTGACCGCGCGCATCCTGCAAGCCACCAGCGGTACGGGAGCCAGGCGCCGCGGGGCCCAGGTCATCCGCGACATCAACCTCTTTGTTCGCATGTATCGGCCGCACGAGGCGCGCGAAGACACCGTGCTTTTCCCTGCCTTGCACTCCATCGTTTCAAGAAACGAATACGACGCGATGGGCGAGGACTTCGAGAAAAAAGAACACGAGCTCTTCGGCAAGGAAGGCTTTGAAGGCATGGTGGACAAGGTCGGAGAGCTAGAGAAAAAGCTCGGGATCTTCGACCTGGCGAAGTTCACGCCCGCTTAA
- a CDS encoding DUF420 domain-containing protein has product MPDYAIFPVINASLNATSALLITTGIGLIRAGRRTAHRGVMIAAVVSSSLFLASYLYYHAHVGSVRFTGQGWIRPVYFAILLTHTVLAAVVVPLVIVTLVRALRERFDRHKAIAKWTYPIWLYVSVTGVVIYIMLYRLYA; this is encoded by the coding sequence ATGCCAGACTACGCGATCTTCCCGGTCATCAACGCCAGCCTGAATGCCACCAGTGCGCTGTTGATCACGACGGGAATCGGATTGATCCGCGCCGGGCGGCGAACTGCACACCGTGGAGTGATGATCGCGGCGGTGGTCTCGTCTTCCCTCTTCCTGGCTTCATATCTTTACTATCACGCGCACGTCGGGTCGGTGCGGTTCACCGGGCAGGGGTGGATCCGGCCGGTCTATTTCGCGATCCTGCTGACGCACACGGTACTGGCCGCGGTGGTCGTGCCGCTGGTGATCGTCACCCTGGTCCGCGCGCTGCGGGAGAGGTTCGACCGGCACAAGGCGATCGCGAAGTGGACGTATCCAATATGGCTGTACGTGTCGGTGACGGGAGTGGTGATCTACATAATGCTATATCGGCTCTATGCGTGA
- a CDS encoding ABC transporter permease yields the protein MAHSTTIAAEETAQRRAVTRQGSSGILLPAASLWWREIVRFYRQRSRVIGVILSPLLFWLVIGSGFGTSFRAKDGSGHYLEYFFPGALTMIVLFTSIFAMMSVIEDRKEGFLLSVLVAPISRTVIVLGKVLGGTTLAAAQGLIFLVFAPFIGVHFGLEQFGLVALIVVLVSFSLTALGFAIAWKMDSTQGFHAIVNLLLIPLWLLSGALFPLSGASGWIRWIMRANPLTYGNEGLRAVLFPGSAAAEFPVSTCVSVLAGFSVVVFLAAFLIANRRSTKPAA from the coding sequence ATGGCGCATAGCACCACCATTGCGGCGGAGGAAACGGCCCAGAGACGCGCGGTGACGCGCCAGGGGAGCAGCGGAATCCTGCTGCCGGCGGCTTCGCTGTGGTGGCGGGAGATCGTGCGCTTCTACCGGCAGAGGAGCCGGGTGATCGGGGTGATCCTGTCTCCGCTGCTGTTCTGGCTGGTGATCGGATCGGGCTTCGGGACGTCGTTCCGCGCAAAGGACGGAAGCGGGCACTACCTGGAATACTTCTTCCCCGGCGCGCTGACCATGATCGTGCTGTTCACCTCGATCTTCGCCATGATGTCGGTGATCGAGGACCGCAAGGAAGGGTTCCTGCTGTCGGTGCTGGTGGCGCCCATCAGCCGGACGGTGATCGTGCTGGGCAAGGTGCTGGGCGGAACGACGCTGGCGGCGGCACAAGGGCTCATTTTCCTGGTGTTCGCGCCGTTCATCGGCGTGCATTTCGGCCTGGAGCAATTCGGGCTGGTGGCGCTGATCGTCGTCCTGGTTTCGTTCTCCCTGACCGCGCTGGGATTCGCCATCGCCTGGAAGATGGACTCGACCCAGGGGTTCCACGCCATCGTGAACCTGCTGCTGATCCCGCTGTGGCTGCTGTCGGGGGCACTGTTCCCGCTGAGTGGAGCGTCGGGGTGGATCCGGTGGATCATGCGCGCCAACCCTCTCACCTACGGCAATGAAGGGCTGCGGGCAGTGCTGTTCCCGGGCAGCGCAGCCGCGGAATTCCCGGTGAGCACGTGCGTGTCGGTGCTGGCGGGATTTTCCGTCGTGGTCTTCCTGGCCGCGTTCCTGATCGCCAACCGGCGGAGCACGAAACCTGCCGCCTGA
- a CDS encoding ATP-binding cassette domain-containing protein, whose translation MDNAVIQVASLGHRYDDRVALDDVSFEVREAEIFGLLGPNGSGKTTLFRILSTLMLPSAGRATIMGFDTARDPNQVRRQIGVVFQAESVDVKLTAAENLWHQGHLYGMRGAPLKQRILEMLGRVALGDRADDKVETFSGGMQRRVELAKGLLHHPSVLLLDEPTTGLDPGARRDLWLYLSKLRDEEQITIIVTTHLMEEAEHCDRLAILSHGKLVALGTPAELKHEIGGDVILLETAGDAEALAGKIGQRFGVKPAVMDGKVRLEIEQGHRFVTDVVEAFPGEIQSVSVSKPTLEDVFIDRTGHRFWNEGNGDRK comes from the coding sequence ATGGACAATGCCGTGATCCAAGTCGCGTCGCTGGGGCACCGGTACGACGACCGCGTGGCGCTGGACGATGTGTCGTTCGAAGTGCGGGAGGCGGAGATCTTCGGCCTGCTGGGACCGAATGGAAGCGGGAAGACCACGCTGTTCCGCATCCTGTCCACGCTGATGCTGCCCAGCGCGGGACGGGCGACGATCATGGGATTCGATACGGCGCGCGACCCGAACCAGGTGCGGCGGCAGATCGGGGTGGTGTTCCAGGCGGAGAGCGTGGACGTCAAGCTGACTGCCGCGGAGAATCTGTGGCACCAGGGGCATCTGTACGGGATGCGAGGGGCGCCGCTGAAGCAGCGCATCCTGGAGATGCTGGGCCGGGTGGCGCTGGGCGACCGCGCCGACGACAAGGTCGAGACCTTTTCCGGCGGGATGCAACGGCGGGTGGAGCTGGCCAAGGGGCTGCTGCACCATCCGTCGGTGTTACTGCTGGATGAGCCGACCACGGGACTGGATCCGGGGGCGCGGCGGGACCTGTGGCTGTACCTGAGCAAGCTGAGAGATGAGGAGCAAATCACCATCATCGTGACCACGCACCTGATGGAAGAGGCTGAGCACTGCGACCGTCTGGCGATCCTCAGCCACGGAAAGCTGGTCGCGCTGGGCACGCCGGCGGAGCTCAAGCATGAGATCGGCGGAGACGTGATCCTGCTGGAAACGGCGGGAGATGCGGAAGCGCTGGCGGGAAAGATCGGGCAAAGATTCGGAGTGAAGCCCGCGGTCATGGACGGCAAGGTGCGGCTGGAGATCGAGCAGGGACACAGGTTCGTCACCGACGTGGTGGAGGCGTTTCCGGGGGAGATCCAGTCGGTGTCGGTGAGCAAGCCGACGCTGGAGGATGTGTTCATCGACCGGACAGGACACAGGTTCTGGAACGAAGGAAATGGCGATAGAAAGTAA
- the cyoE gene encoding heme o synthase, giving the protein MSSITYPTPVARNGVLSLAQDYAELFKARVTSLIVMTAWCGFYFGALRSGASSLSWGLLHALLGIGLVAGGTAGLNEVIEHEDDALMRRTERRPLPAKRMGMRHATIVTILATCIGVVYLALACNLLTGLLALATSAAYLGLYTPLKKISPLCTFVGAFPGAMPGVLGWTAARGRLEWEALVLFAIVFFWQFPHFHSIAWLYREDYERAQIRMLPVVHADGRSTVRAIVLYSLGLIPVSMAPTFLHMAGRIYFIAALLLGIGFLWMGLRLGRMRLAATAPRSKAPARHVLIASVVYLPILFAVMMLNPAM; this is encoded by the coding sequence ATGAGCAGCATCACCTATCCCACTCCGGTGGCACGCAACGGCGTACTGTCGCTGGCGCAGGACTATGCCGAACTGTTCAAGGCGCGCGTGACCTCGCTGATCGTGATGACGGCGTGGTGCGGGTTCTACTTCGGCGCACTGCGGTCGGGGGCCAGTTCCCTGTCGTGGGGGCTGTTGCACGCCCTGCTGGGCATCGGGCTGGTGGCCGGCGGGACAGCGGGATTGAACGAGGTCATCGAGCACGAGGATGATGCGCTGATGCGACGGACGGAGCGGCGTCCGCTGCCCGCCAAGCGCATGGGGATGCGGCACGCCACCATCGTGACCATCCTGGCGACGTGCATCGGGGTGGTGTACCTGGCGCTGGCGTGCAACCTGCTGACCGGCCTGCTGGCACTGGCGACGTCGGCGGCGTATTTGGGGCTGTACACCCCGCTGAAAAAGATCTCGCCGCTGTGCACCTTCGTGGGAGCGTTTCCCGGGGCGATGCCGGGAGTGCTGGGCTGGACGGCGGCGCGCGGCCGGCTGGAATGGGAAGCGCTGGTGTTGTTCGCAATCGTATTCTTCTGGCAGTTCCCCCACTTCCATTCCATCGCCTGGCTGTACCGCGAGGACTATGAGCGGGCGCAGATCCGCATGCTCCCGGTGGTGCACGCCGACGGGCGCTCGACGGTGCGGGCCATCGTTCTATACTCGTTGGGTCTGATCCCGGTCAGCATGGCGCCGACGTTCCTGCACATGGCGGGCCGGATATACTTCATCGCGGCGTTGCTGCTGGGCATCGGATTCCTGTGGATGGGTTTGCGGCTGGGCCGCATGCGGCTGGCTGCGACGGCGCCGCGGTCGAAAGCCCCGGCGCGGCATGTGCTGATCGCCAGCGTCGTCTACCTGCCGATCCTGTTCGCCGTGATGATGCTGAATCCGGCGATGTAG
- a CDS encoding COX15/CtaA family protein, with protein sequence MLAGCTFLLLIVGALVTSNEAGLAVPDWPTSFGNWPVTYSYFQVPMAGGIMYEHGHRIVAQVIGVLTIILAIWTYRSEQRLWMRQLGWAALGTVLGQGIVGGLTVMLYLPWAISTAHAALAQTFFCITVAMALFTSRGWIESEPLHLAEAKHPRLHTLTLLSVGAVFVQLILGAGFRHNGMKLVPHLFGAVVVTTLLVWTVMRVLSEFSHYKQLGRPAMALLWLLILQLSLGFIGWMTRMTYASAPQPMLPAVLATVAHVVNGALVLAICVVLAIQTQRHVAMRPLVVLAHAPAAKAAGA encoded by the coding sequence GTGCTCGCCGGCTGCACCTTCCTGCTGCTGATCGTGGGGGCGCTGGTCACCAGCAACGAGGCCGGGCTGGCGGTGCCGGATTGGCCGACCTCGTTCGGCAACTGGCCGGTCACCTATTCCTACTTCCAAGTGCCCATGGCGGGCGGGATCATGTACGAACACGGGCACCGCATCGTGGCCCAGGTGATCGGAGTGCTCACCATCATTCTAGCCATCTGGACGTACCGGTCGGAGCAGCGCCTGTGGATGCGCCAACTGGGCTGGGCGGCGCTGGGCACGGTGCTGGGGCAAGGGATCGTGGGCGGGCTGACGGTGATGCTCTACCTGCCCTGGGCGATCTCGACAGCGCACGCGGCGCTGGCGCAAACGTTCTTCTGCATCACGGTGGCGATGGCGCTGTTCACCAGCCGCGGATGGATCGAGAGTGAACCCTTGCACCTGGCGGAAGCGAAGCATCCGAGGCTGCACACGCTCACGCTGTTATCGGTGGGGGCGGTCTTCGTGCAGCTCATCCTGGGAGCGGGGTTCCGGCACAACGGGATGAAGCTGGTGCCCCACCTGTTCGGAGCGGTGGTGGTGACCACTCTGCTGGTGTGGACGGTGATGCGGGTGCTGTCGGAATTCTCCCACTACAAACAACTGGGCCGTCCGGCGATGGCGCTGCTGTGGCTGCTGATCCTGCAACTGTCGCTGGGTTTCATCGGCTGGATGACGCGGATGACGTATGCATCAGCGCCGCAGCCGATGCTGCCGGCGGTGCTGGCGACGGTGGCGCACGTGGTGAACGGCGCTCTGGTGCTAGCGATTTGCGTGGTGCTGGCCATCCAGACGCAGCGGCACGTGGCGATGCGTCCGCTGGTGGTGCTGGCGCACGCGCCGGCGGCCAAGGCGGCAGGCGCATGA
- a CDS encoding carboxypeptidase regulatory-like domain-containing protein, with protein sequence MAKLIALVTMLGLLLSVAGCSKKEEPAAQPAAQPEAKKAAPIDPATAATVTGTVKFDGKAPKAQKIDMSQDPACKGDNVNEAVVVDNGKLANVFVYVKEGLGDRTFDVPKEPAKLDQQGCRYHPHVIGVMAGQTVEIVNSDNTTHNIHPSPKDNKEWNESQPPKGAPIDKTFARQEVLIPVKCNQHPWMKMYIGVVKNPFFAVTGKDGKFELKGLPPGTYTVTAVHEKYGAQDVKVTVGPKESKAADFTFKEGA encoded by the coding sequence ATGGCAAAGTTGATCGCATTAGTGACCATGCTGGGCCTGCTGCTTTCGGTGGCAGGCTGCAGCAAGAAGGAAGAACCGGCGGCGCAACCGGCCGCCCAACCGGAGGCCAAGAAGGCGGCGCCGATCGATCCAGCCACCGCGGCCACGGTGACAGGCACGGTGAAGTTCGACGGCAAGGCGCCGAAAGCGCAAAAGATCGACATGAGCCAGGACCCGGCCTGCAAGGGCGACAACGTCAACGAGGCAGTGGTGGTGGACAACGGGAAGCTGGCCAACGTCTTCGTGTACGTGAAGGAGGGGCTGGGAGACCGGACCTTCGACGTCCCGAAGGAACCGGCGAAGCTCGACCAGCAGGGTTGCCGCTACCACCCGCACGTGATCGGCGTGATGGCGGGGCAGACGGTGGAAATCGTCAACAGCGACAACACCACGCACAACATCCACCCATCGCCCAAGGACAACAAAGAGTGGAACGAGTCGCAGCCGCCCAAGGGCGCGCCCATCGACAAGACCTTCGCCCGCCAGGAAGTGCTGATCCCGGTGAAGTGCAACCAGCACCCGTGGATGAAGATGTACATCGGGGTGGTGAAGAACCCGTTCTTCGCGGTGACCGGCAAGGATGGCAAGTTCGAACTGAAGGGCCTGCCGCCGGGAACGTACACAGTAACGGCCGTGCACGAGAAGTACGGGGCGCAGGACGTGAAGGTCACGGTAGGGCCCAAGGAGAGCAAGGCCGCGGACTTCACCTTCAAGGAAGGCGCGTAA
- a CDS encoding cytochrome c encodes MAEELQDDPIVTKSYTLHYLIASVLLIATLFWALWDEAYGQRPWKRYQEEFRTRYLSLLRQTRSTSGKAEEQVKDDEEYKKLDAVAKAAEASVSGEAKQIQQRINELNEKIAIVQSTFTDARAHVTADTYDAETSSGSSRERKLAALEEYKKQQQFEVNLPEYKGKKLSFNELDALYADLKNQKAAQIGQLAEVTKPAKAAAARRDQYLSDHMSELTPEQIAGLQRKMGDSSLKDSQRFEPEIQQINVASANIVDRCESCHMGVREPVKLTLASMTPKGAKPDEYARAFVGHPRELLSTHDPEKFGCSPCHGGNGRATTSVEKAHGHYEHWLWPLFAKENVQAGCQSCHAADMVLAGDSAEIINEGKDLFRQRGCNGCHRYEGYDKEPEDLQSARQQIKQLEQQNKDNLKQAAIFTKQGDNASDNAEANRLYARAEALKIENSKIFGRIEQLDLQSRNLLRDMKKIGPNLKDVRAKLNKNWIPVWIHKPTEFRPTSKMPNFRLNDEQVKSISAYLWQTAVSDALPQQKPGNAAHGKDLFETRGCMACHSMGEGSELVGGTFAANLTRVGEKANYDYLVRWIHNPRQRTRPYCAYEKKDIGPEDYAKKGLPYVFDEAHSRCPNDGHELQIQNMTVMPILRLSEDDARDIATYLIGQKKKDPSSYANASFMDDPKLKEAGRGWIRHFGCAGCHEISGFEEEGRIGTELTAEGSKPIERLDFALLTHPAEVGGKEPITDAEDLERLPEGPAKGPWYDHKGFFEHKLAEPNIYDQGKIKSETEKLRMPNLHLSKEQVRALTTFLLGSQETSLPASYQYKPEDWRHDVQEGWWIVKKYNCMGCHQFLSGQPSTLMQLPRYQDPDWKEQLPPKLLTEGARVDPEWLLRFLHNPSLSESDTNRNGVRPYLKVRMPTFNFSESELRKLVRFFQAAQQQPMPYIRQQLEALTPKETEMGRSLFSSVAAPCLKCHATGDAAHDQHATAPNFLMAKDRLKPGWTERWIIDPQSISPGTSMPSGLFHRQGEQWVFSGPTPASFQGYDKDHTKLLVRYIFALTAEEQRRVSGMMKSGPAKASSAKPVKPSSSAAGSGR; translated from the coding sequence ATGGCGGAAGAACTTCAAGACGATCCGATAGTCACGAAATCGTACACGCTGCACTACCTGATCGCGTCGGTGCTGCTGATCGCGACGCTGTTCTGGGCGCTGTGGGACGAGGCCTACGGGCAACGTCCGTGGAAGCGTTACCAGGAGGAGTTCCGGACACGCTACCTGTCGCTGCTGCGGCAGACGCGCAGCACTTCCGGCAAGGCGGAAGAGCAGGTCAAGGATGACGAGGAATACAAGAAGCTGGACGCGGTGGCCAAGGCGGCGGAGGCTTCGGTTTCCGGAGAAGCGAAGCAGATCCAGCAGAGGATCAACGAACTGAACGAGAAGATCGCGATCGTGCAGAGCACGTTCACGGACGCGCGGGCGCACGTCACGGCCGACACTTACGACGCCGAGACCAGCAGCGGGAGCAGCCGGGAGCGCAAGCTGGCCGCCCTGGAGGAATACAAGAAGCAGCAGCAGTTCGAGGTCAACCTGCCCGAGTACAAGGGCAAGAAGCTGTCGTTCAACGAACTCGACGCACTCTACGCCGACCTGAAGAACCAGAAAGCGGCGCAGATCGGGCAATTGGCCGAGGTCACGAAACCAGCCAAAGCAGCGGCGGCCAGGCGCGACCAGTACCTCTCCGATCACATGTCGGAGCTGACGCCGGAGCAGATCGCGGGCCTGCAAAGGAAGATGGGGGATTCGTCGCTGAAGGACTCCCAGCGGTTCGAGCCGGAGATCCAGCAGATCAACGTGGCGTCGGCGAACATCGTAGACCGCTGCGAATCGTGCCACATGGGAGTGCGCGAGCCGGTGAAGCTGACCCTGGCGTCGATGACGCCGAAGGGGGCCAAGCCGGATGAGTACGCGCGCGCCTTCGTGGGCCATCCCAGAGAGCTGCTGAGCACTCACGACCCGGAAAAATTCGGCTGTTCGCCGTGTCATGGGGGCAACGGGCGAGCGACGACCAGCGTGGAGAAGGCGCACGGGCACTACGAACACTGGCTGTGGCCGCTCTTTGCCAAGGAGAACGTGCAGGCGGGGTGCCAGAGCTGCCACGCGGCGGACATGGTGCTGGCCGGCGATTCCGCGGAGATCATCAACGAGGGCAAGGACCTGTTCCGGCAGCGGGGATGCAACGGCTGCCACCGCTACGAGGGCTACGACAAGGAGCCGGAGGACCTGCAGAGCGCGCGGCAGCAAATCAAGCAACTGGAGCAGCAGAATAAGGACAACCTGAAGCAGGCGGCGATCTTCACCAAGCAGGGCGACAACGCCAGCGACAACGCGGAGGCCAACCGGCTGTATGCCAGGGCGGAGGCGCTGAAGATCGAGAACAGCAAGATCTTCGGGCGGATCGAGCAGCTCGACCTGCAATCGCGCAACCTTCTGCGCGACATGAAGAAGATCGGGCCGAACCTGAAGGACGTGCGGGCGAAGCTGAACAAGAACTGGATCCCGGTCTGGATCCACAAGCCGACGGAGTTCCGGCCGACGTCGAAGATGCCGAACTTCCGGCTGAATGACGAGCAGGTGAAGTCGATTTCGGCGTACCTGTGGCAGACGGCGGTGAGCGATGCCCTGCCGCAGCAGAAGCCGGGCAACGCGGCGCACGGCAAGGACCTGTTCGAGACCCGGGGCTGCATGGCGTGCCACTCCATGGGCGAGGGCAGCGAGCTGGTGGGCGGGACGTTCGCCGCCAACCTGACGCGGGTGGGCGAAAAGGCGAACTACGACTACCTGGTGCGCTGGATCCATAACCCGCGGCAGCGCACGCGCCCCTATTGCGCGTACGAGAAGAAGGACATCGGGCCGGAGGATTACGCGAAGAAGGGCCTGCCCTACGTGTTCGACGAGGCGCACAGCCGGTGCCCGAACGACGGCCACGAGCTGCAAATCCAGAACATGACGGTGATGCCGATCCTGCGGCTGTCGGAGGACGACGCGCGGGACATCGCCACCTACCTCATCGGGCAAAAGAAGAAGGACCCGTCGTCGTATGCAAACGCCTCGTTCATGGACGATCCGAAGCTGAAGGAGGCGGGACGGGGGTGGATCCGGCATTTCGGCTGCGCGGGCTGCCACGAGATCTCGGGGTTCGAGGAGGAAGGACGCATCGGGACGGAGCTGACTGCGGAAGGCTCGAAGCCGATCGAACGCCTGGACTTCGCGCTGCTGACGCATCCGGCGGAAGTGGGCGGCAAAGAGCCGATCACCGACGCGGAAGACCTGGAGCGGCTGCCGGAAGGCCCGGCCAAGGGCCCGTGGTACGACCACAAGGGCTTCTTCGAGCACAAGCTGGCGGAGCCGAACATCTACGACCAGGGCAAGATCAAGTCGGAGACGGAGAAGCTGCGCATGCCCAACCTGCACCTGAGCAAAGAGCAGGTGCGGGCTCTGACCACGTTCCTGCTGGGCAGCCAGGAGACTTCCCTTCCCGCGAGCTACCAGTACAAGCCGGAAGACTGGCGGCATGACGTGCAGGAAGGCTGGTGGATCGTCAAGAAGTACAACTGCATGGGTTGCCACCAGTTCCTTTCCGGACAGCCGAGCACTCTGATGCAACTGCCGCGCTACCAGGATCCGGACTGGAAAGAACAGTTGCCGCCCAAGCTACTTACCGAGGGCGCGCGCGTCGATCCCGAATGGCTGCTGCGGTTCCTGCACAATCCCTCGCTGAGCGAGTCGGACACAAATCGCAACGGGGTGCGTCCGTACCTGAAAGTGCGGATGCCGACGTTCAACTTCTCGGAGAGCGAGCTGCGGAAGCTGGTGCGTTTCTTCCAGGCGGCGCAGCAGCAGCCCATGCCGTACATCCGGCAGCAACTGGAGGCGCTGACGCCGAAAGAAACGGAGATGGGGCGGAGCCTGTTCTCGTCGGTGGCGGCCCCCTGTCTGAAATGCCATGCCACAGGCGACGCCGCGCACGACCAGCACGCGACGGCGCCCAACTTCCTGATGGCCAAGGACCGCTTGAAGCCAGGATGGACGGAGCGGTGGATCATCGATCCGCAGTCGATCAGCCCGGGGACGTCGATGCCGTCGGGGCTGTTCCACAGGCAAGGCGAGCAGTGGGTGTTCAGCGGGCCGACGCCAGCCTCGTTCCAGGGGTACGACAAGGACCACACCAAACTGCTGGTGCGGTACATCTTCGCGCTCACGGCGGAAGAGCAGAGGCGGGTATCGGGCATGATGAAGAGCGGGCCGGCCAAAGCGTCGAGCGCGAAGCCGGTGAAGCCTTCGTCGTCAGCAGCCGGTAGCGGAAGGTAA
- a CDS encoding cytochrome C, whose protein sequence is MDWYQLWTIASTPDNVPIVALLPLVIFYCWLAWKQARANDQLIAQLETDPAMAKTHHRKTWPFKPGWQKEIHVWPFLLRVEFLAAIIVTIILMIWSITLSAPLEEPANPNLTMNPAKAPWYFLGLQEMLVYFDPWIAGVVMPTLIIVGLMVIPYIDTNPLGSGYYTLKQRGFAIGTFVFGFIILWVSMIIIGTFIRGPGWMWFWPGQTWDHNKVIYEVNRDLPDLFGIVSNWGKIIFGAVVVGAYFVIGGLAVHTLFKRYNPQNYRRMSFLQYNTLMIFILLMLSLPVKILIRLLFHIKYVWVTPWFNV, encoded by the coding sequence ATGGACTGGTACCAGCTATGGACGATCGCATCGACGCCTGACAACGTGCCAATCGTGGCGCTGCTGCCGCTGGTGATCTTCTATTGCTGGCTGGCGTGGAAGCAGGCGCGGGCCAACGACCAGCTCATCGCCCAACTGGAGACCGACCCGGCGATGGCCAAGACGCACCACCGCAAGACCTGGCCGTTCAAGCCGGGCTGGCAAAAGGAAATCCACGTGTGGCCGTTCCTGCTGCGGGTGGAGTTCCTGGCGGCGATCATCGTGACCATCATCCTGATGATCTGGTCGATCACGCTGAGCGCGCCGCTGGAAGAGCCGGCGAATCCCAACCTGACCATGAACCCGGCGAAGGCGCCGTGGTACTTCCTGGGATTGCAGGAAATGCTGGTGTACTTCGACCCCTGGATCGCGGGCGTGGTGATGCCGACGCTGATCATCGTGGGGCTGATGGTGATCCCGTACATAGACACGAATCCGCTGGGGTCCGGTTACTACACCCTCAAGCAGCGCGGGTTCGCGATCGGGACGTTCGTGTTCGGGTTCATCATCCTGTGGGTGAGCATGATCATCATCGGCACGTTCATCCGCGGACCGGGATGGATGTGGTTCTGGCCTGGGCAGACGTGGGACCACAACAAGGTGATCTACGAGGTGAACCGGGACCTGCCGGACCTGTTCGGCATCGTGTCGAACTGGGGCAAGATCATCTTCGGGGCGGTGGTGGTGGGAGCGTACTTCGTGATCGGCGGGCTGGCGGTGCACACGCTGTTCAAGAGGTACAACCCGCAGAATTACCGGCGCATGAGCTTTCTGCAATACAACACATTGATGATCTTCATTCTGCTGATGCTGTCGCTGCCGGTGAAGATCCTGATCCGGCTGTTGTTCCACATCAAGTACGTGTGGGTGACACCATGGTTCAATGTTTGA
- a CDS encoding cytochrome b N-terminal domain-containing protein, whose product MSTLPEEMLAKAKEQKELLKDPTKTQVFTSIFRHKHDDTPRNRALGVLSNVFLHLHPAKINRDAVRYSYTWGMGGITFYLFIVLTFTGVLLMFYYHPSKVQAFRDILYLEHDVPFGKILRNMHRWAAHLMIIAVWLHMFRVFLTGSYKKPREFNWNVGVILLVLTLLLSFTGYLLPDDQLGFWAVTVGTNMARATPGLGHEGPFGPQLGMTPYNDVRFGLLGGSIVDANALLRAYIWHCIGIPIIASIFMIVHFWRVRKDGGISGPAPVQLESEIKEGRTMVKSARSA is encoded by the coding sequence ATGAGCACTCTGCCCGAGGAGATGCTCGCCAAGGCCAAAGAACAGAAGGAGTTGCTGAAAGATCCGACTAAGACCCAGGTCTTTACCTCCATCTTCCGCCACAAGCACGACGACACGCCGCGCAACCGCGCCCTGGGCGTGCTGTCGAACGTCTTCCTGCACCTGCATCCCGCCAAGATCAATCGCGACGCTGTGCGCTACAGCTACACCTGGGGCATGGGCGGCATCACGTTTTACCTCTTCATCGTCCTCACCTTCACCGGCGTATTACTAATGTTTTATTACCATCCGAGTAAAGTGCAGGCGTTCCGGGACATCCTGTACCTGGAGCATGACGTACCCTTCGGAAAAATCCTGAGAAACATGCATCGCTGGGCGGCGCACCTGATGATCATCGCGGTGTGGCTGCACATGTTCCGAGTGTTCCTGACGGGCAGCTACAAGAAGCCGCGCGAGTTCAACTGGAACGTGGGCGTAATTCTTCTGGTGCTGACCCTGCTGCTGTCGTTCACCGGGTATTTGCTTCCGGACGATCAGCTGGGGTTCTGGGCGGTGACGGTGGGCACGAACATGGCGCGGGCGACGCCGGGGCTGGGACACGAGGGCCCGTTCGGTCCGCAACTGGGCATGACGCCGTACAACGACGTGCGCTTCGGGCTGCTGGGCGGATCGATCGTGGACGCGAATGCGCTGCTGCGAGCCTACATCTGGCATTGCATCGGGATCCCGATCATCGCGTCCATCTTCATGATCGTGCACTTCTGGAGAGTGCGAAAAGACGGCGGGATCAGCGGCCCGGCGCCGGTGCAGCTTGAGTCTGAGATCAAGGAAGGGCGCACGATGGTGAAAAGCGCCCGGAGTGCTTGA